The Achromobacter deleyi genome has a window encoding:
- the argJ gene encoding bifunctional glutamate N-acetyltransferase/amino-acid acetyltransferase ArgJ, translating into MAVNLQIPSESEIFPVAGVEIGVTEAGIRKANRRDLTVFRLAEGTSVAGVFTRNRFCAAPVQVCQAHLAAGGPISALVINTGNANAGTGEEGLKKAKDTCDALGKLLGVPAAQILPFSTGVILEPLPLDRLVAGLPGAIANLAADHWSSAAHGIMTTDTLPKISSAKVQIGGKTVTFTGISKGAGMIRPNMATMLSFLATDAGIAQPLLRKLAVEIADASFNRITVDGDTSTNDSFIIAATGKSGVNVNSESDAAYAAVREALTAAALDLATKIVRDAEGATKFMTIRVEEAGTTEEALKVAYAVAHSPLVKTAFFASDPNLGRILAAVGYAGIDDLDVSNIRLWLDDVLVAKDGGRNPAYQEADGQRVMKQAEISVRIALGRGQVSDTVYTCDFSHEYVSINADYRS; encoded by the coding sequence ATGGCCGTTAATTTGCAGATCCCCTCCGAGTCCGAAATTTTTCCTGTAGCCGGTGTAGAAATCGGCGTCACCGAGGCCGGCATCCGCAAAGCCAACCGACGTGACCTGACGGTGTTCCGGCTGGCCGAAGGCACCAGCGTGGCGGGCGTGTTCACGCGCAACCGCTTCTGCGCCGCCCCCGTGCAGGTCTGCCAGGCCCACCTGGCCGCCGGCGGCCCCATCAGCGCCCTGGTCATCAACACGGGCAACGCCAACGCCGGCACCGGCGAAGAAGGCCTGAAGAAGGCGAAGGACACCTGCGACGCGCTGGGCAAGCTGCTGGGCGTGCCCGCCGCGCAGATCCTGCCGTTCTCCACCGGCGTCATCCTCGAACCGCTGCCCCTGGACCGCCTGGTCGCGGGCCTGCCGGGCGCCATCGCCAACCTGGCGGCCGACCACTGGTCCAGCGCCGCCCATGGCATCATGACCACCGACACGCTGCCGAAGATCTCGTCGGCCAAAGTCCAGATCGGCGGCAAGACGGTCACCTTCACCGGCATCAGCAAGGGCGCCGGCATGATCCGCCCCAACATGGCCACCATGCTGAGCTTCCTGGCCACCGACGCCGGCATCGCCCAGCCGCTCCTGCGCAAGCTGGCCGTGGAAATCGCCGATGCGTCGTTCAACCGCATCACGGTGGACGGGGACACTTCCACCAATGACTCCTTCATCATCGCCGCCACCGGCAAGTCCGGCGTCAACGTCAACAGCGAATCCGACGCCGCCTACGCCGCCGTGCGCGAGGCCCTGACGGCCGCCGCGCTGGACCTGGCGACCAAGATCGTGCGCGACGCCGAAGGCGCCACCAAGTTCATGACCATCCGTGTCGAAGAAGCCGGCACCACCGAGGAAGCCCTGAAGGTGGCCTATGCCGTGGCGCATTCGCCGCTGGTCAAGACCGCCTTCTTCGCGTCGGACCCCAATCTGGGCCGCATCCTGGCCGCCGTCGGCTACGCCGGCATCGACGACCTGGACGTGTCCAACATCCGCCTGTGGCTGGACGACGTGCTGGTGGCCAAGGACGGCGGGCGCAACCCCGCCTACCAGGAAGCCGACGGCCAGCGCGTGATGAAGCAGGCCGAGATCTCGGTGCGCATCGCGCTGGGCCGCGGCCAGGTGAGCGACACGGTCTACACCTGCGACTTCTCGCACGAGTACGTCTCGATCAACGCCGACTACCGCTCCTGA
- a CDS encoding ATP-binding protein: MTATEFTTLIQRAERVLAQLEAFLPPATPEIDWSAHAFRWRKRGARGWLDAVRHVARIDMQDLQHIERQKATIDRNTLQFLENKPANNVLMTGARGTGKSSLVKAMLAAYGDRGLRLIEVDKSDLGDLADIVELVAARPERFIVFCDDLSFEEGEAGYKALKSVLDGSVSASGDNVLIYATSNRRHLMPEYMSENLQAKHQPDGEIHPGETVEEKISLSERFGLWLSFYPFKQDDYLDIVYHWLRELGCPETQIEPSRTEALQWTIERGSRSGRVAYQFARDWAARHV, from the coding sequence ATGACGGCCACCGAGTTCACCACCCTTATCCAGCGCGCCGAACGCGTGCTGGCGCAGCTGGAGGCCTTTCTGCCCCCGGCTACGCCCGAGATCGACTGGAGCGCCCACGCGTTCCGCTGGCGCAAGCGCGGCGCGCGCGGCTGGCTGGACGCCGTGCGCCACGTGGCGCGCATCGACATGCAAGACCTTCAGCACATCGAGCGCCAGAAGGCCACCATCGACCGCAACACGCTCCAGTTCCTTGAGAACAAGCCGGCCAACAACGTGCTCATGACCGGCGCCCGCGGCACCGGCAAGAGCTCGCTGGTCAAGGCCATGCTGGCCGCCTACGGCGACCGCGGGCTGCGCCTGATCGAGGTGGACAAGTCCGACCTGGGCGATCTGGCCGACATCGTCGAACTGGTCGCCGCGCGGCCGGAACGCTTCATCGTGTTTTGCGACGACCTGTCCTTCGAGGAAGGCGAAGCCGGCTACAAGGCGCTGAAGTCCGTGCTGGACGGCTCGGTCTCGGCCTCGGGCGACAACGTGCTGATCTACGCCACGTCCAACCGGCGCCACCTGATGCCGGAATACATGAGCGAGAACCTGCAGGCCAAGCACCAGCCCGACGGAGAGATCCACCCGGGCGAGACGGTCGAGGAGAAGATCTCGCTGTCCGAGCGTTTTGGCCTGTGGCTGTCGTTCTACCCCTTCAAGCAGGACGACTACCTGGACATCGTGTACCACTGGCTGCGCGAACTCGGCTGCCCGGAAACGCAGATCGAACCCTCGCGCACCGAAGCGCTGCAATGGACGATCGAGCGCGGTTCGCGGTCCGGCCGCGTGGCCTATCAGTTCGCGCGCGACTGGGCGGCCCGCCATGTCTGA